TCATGCAGGGCCGGGTGGGAGCTTGATATCGCAGTGCGCTTAGTAGCCTGGGAACattggtggaggtggagatgagtaTTGGAACCCGATGGTAGGTGGCAATACGAAGTCATATACTGGAGGGGGTGATGAGGAAACGGGAGGAGGAGGtgataaagatggagaaggtggtggtggtgattggACTGGAGGTGGTGGTGAGTGGACCGGTACTGGAGGTGGTGGTGAGTGGACTGGTGCTGGTGGCGGTGGCGAGTGCACTGGCGGCGGCGGCGAGGGTACAGGTGGTGGAGGTGAGTGGACCGGTGGTGGAGGTGAGTGGACCGGTGGTGGAGGTGAGTGCACAGGTGGTGGAGGTGAGTGCACTGGCGGCGGCGGTGAGTGTACAGGTGGTGGGGGTGAGTGTACTGGTGGTGGGGGTGAGTGGACCGGTGGTGGAGGTGAGTGCACAGGTGGTGGAGGTGAGTGCACAGGTGGAGGAGGAGAGTGGACCGGTGGAGGAGGAGAGTGGACGGGTGGTGGAGGAGAGTGCacaggtggtggtggtggaggaggtgaGTGCACAGGTGGAGGAGGAGAGTGGACTGGTGGAGGAGGAGAGTGGACTGGTGGTGGGGGTGAGTGAACCGGTGGTGGAGGCGAATGGACAGGTGGTGGGGGTGAGTGCACTGGTGGTGGAGGCGACTGGACGGGTGGTGGGGGTGAGTCCACTGGTGGTGGAGAAGAGTGGATTGGTGGTGGGGGTGAATGGATTGGTGGTGGAGGAGAGTGAACCGGAGGTGGTTGCGAGCTCATTGGTGGTGGTTGCGCTACTACTGCTGGTGGAGGGGAGTGAACTGGTGGTGGGTGAGGGCGGATTGGAACGACAGATCTTTGCCCAAAGGGTGCTGGTGGAGGAGCGTCAACAATTGGTGGAGGGAAAATTGGAACCTTAGGACCTATGTCTTtaggtgatggtgatggtgtaggtGATGGGGTTTCTAAAACCGGCTCTGGAGCAGGTGCTTCTACTTGAGGCGGTTGTGCCTTGGGTGGTTCCTCTTTTGAAGGTTGTTCTTTGGGTAGCTCCTCTTTAGGAGGTTGCACCTTTGGTGGCTCTTCTTTGGGAGGTTGCACCTTTGGTGGCTCATCTCTAAGAGGTTGTTCTTGTGGTGGCTCCTCCTTGGCAGGTTGTTCCTTGGGTTGCTCCTCCTTGGGAGGTTGTTCCATGGGTTGCTCCTCCTTGggtggttgtggttgtggtttTGGTGTATGAGGTGTTTGAACCGGTTCAGGTGATGGttttggtggttgtggtggtggttgttTGGGTTGTTCTGTCTCTGGTGTCTTCGGCTTTTCAACCAGAGGCTGAGAAGGTTTCAACGGCCCATGTCCACCGCCACACTTTGCCTTACTGCAATCCACTGGCTTGCTCACCACAGCATGACATTCTTTTGCCGACTTTTGTTCAGGCCTGTCTGGTAAACAATTGCTCACATCATCAAACACAACGTCCTTCCGAGATCCTGGCACGCATTCTTGGGTCTCTCCATTGAAGTAGTTGTACGAGAACGTGAAGTTTCCCAAGTTTGGCAACATACATATACTATCAGGAACAAAACCAGTTAGCATGTTGTGTGCGATATTCAGCTCCTCCACCTTTTCCAAGCCCTTGAAAGTTTTCGACATAATCCCACTGAATGTGTTTGAACTAATATCGAACACCGTCACGTTTGCGAGTTGTCCGATTTCAGGAGGCAGACATCCAGTAAACTTGTTGTTGGAGAATACAGCCTCATTTAAAGTTTTAACCATTTTTCCAATGCTGTTGGGGATGCAGCCCTCGAGATGGTTGTTGGCGACGACAAGAACTGATACGGGGGAGTTGCCGAGATTTTCAGGAATGGTGGATGTGAACCTGTTGTCATTCAAGAACAAAGCATCAAGTTCCTTGTTGAAAAGCTCAGGAGGCAGCTTCCCCTCAAAATCGTTGAACCTAAGGTCGAGGTACTTGAGGTTATGAATTTCTAGGACAACGTCGGGAAACGATCCCACAAAGCGGTTATTGCTAACATCAAACTCGTGGAGAAGAGTTAGCCTTCTAAAGCTCTTGGGGATGATTCCACAAAACCTATTAGAGTTGATATGGAACAACGCCATGTCCGTCAACAACCCTAATTCCGCAGGAAGGTGTCCAGCGATGTCTGCATGGTTGATATCAATGCCTGCCACCACCTCAAGTTCCGGATCATCGAGAGCCGGTGCGCAGAAGACTCCGTTGTAAGCACATACATTCTCGCCAACCCAGTTCTCGGTTGTTTTGAGAGGGTCCGAGTACACGGCCTTTTTTAGAGCCTGAAGCCCAATGTATGCACGTCGAAGCCTGGTGTTGGGAAACTTTAGATCAAGCTCAACCTCAAATTCATAGTTGTCAGGAATGTCACCACCTTCTGTGAGGCTTACAAGCTGGCGATGTGCAAGAAAGGACGCTTCGGCATCGGTTAGGgcagaagaggaggaggaaaataaagagaaaataaaaaagctaaCTAGAAAGCAGCCATAGGCCTGCATGATTTTTCCACTGCCTCCTTGTTTTGACCCAAGGCTGCTTATGGGAGATGAGGGGAGAGGGGGAGAAGGGagtgttatatgtagatgaAGGCCATTTTGGTTAGGTTTCTTTGAGAGGTTATGCAAAATTTTCTCGGCATGTTTGGTTGTCTATAGAATTTGTTGATGCCTTTTGGAGTGATGTCTAAATTTAGGATTTCTGTTTGGTGGAAATGCTGAGTTATTGGAAATCTTTGCCTAAATTTGCATGCGATCGTTGCAAAATGATAGACCCGACAATGACCAGGTCTCATCTTTCATTCGGTATTTTTTGTTGGTTGGGTATATAAATctgttttatgttttatttttttaattttttgttacagTATATACTTACACAATATAAGCAGCAAGCTGCACATAACACATGTCATGAATAAAATAGAGAGAAAGTATAATACTGATAATATAAGTCACAAGATAAGTAAGattgacaaataaaaaaatataatttcggTCATGTAAAACATGCAATGAGAGTGAGATGAGAATATAACTCCGTTCAATTTCTTGTCAAACATATTATGTGTGAGATAGAAAGATAATACATAACGGAAGAATCATTCctaaaaatgatttaaaaacttTATAAGATGTCTCAAATCTTGAGCTAATATGTCTGCGATTCGAGTCTACTGCTAGTTTAGCCCAAGATCGGTACTTTCGGCAACATGGCTCGATGGACGGCCACCCAA
This genomic stretch from Pyrus communis chromosome 2, drPyrComm1.1, whole genome shotgun sequence harbors:
- the LOC137725965 gene encoding pollen-specific leucine-rich repeat extensin-like protein 3, which encodes MQAYGCFLVSFFIFSLFSSSSSALTDAEASFLAHRQLVSLTEGGDIPDNYEFEVELDLKFPNTRLRRAYIGLQALKKAVYSDPLKTTENWVGENVCAYNGVFCAPALDDPELEVVAGIDINHADIAGHLPAELGLLTDMALFHINSNRFCGIIPKSFRRLTLLHEFDVSNNRFVGSFPDVVLEIHNLKYLDLRFNDFEGKLPPELFNKELDALFLNDNRFTSTIPENLGNSPVSVLVVANNHLEGCIPNSIGKMVKTLNEAVFSNNKFTGCLPPEIGQLANVTVFDISSNTFSGIMSKTFKGLEKVEELNIAHNMLTGFVPDSICMLPNLGNFTFSYNYFNGETQECVPGSRKDVVFDDVSNCLPDRPEQKSAKECHAVVSKPVDCSKAKCGGGHGPLKPSQPLVEKPKTPETEQPKQPPPQPPKPSPEPVQTPHTPKPQPQPPKEEQPMEQPPKEEQPKEQPAKEEPPQEQPLRDEPPKVQPPKEEPPKVQPPKEELPKEQPSKEEPPKAQPPQVEAPAPEPVLETPSPTPSPSPKDIGPKVPIFPPPIVDAPPPAPFGQRSVVPIRPHPPPVHSPPPAVVAQPPPMSSQPPPVHSPPPPIHSPPPPIHSSPPPVDSPPPPVQSPPPPVHSPPPPVHSPPPPVHSPPPPVHSPPPPVHSPPPPVHSPPPPPPPVHSPPPPVHSPPPPVHSPPPPVHSPPPPVHSPPPPVHSPPPPVHSPPPPVHSPPPPVHSPPPPVHSPPPPVHSPPPPVHSPPPPVPSPPPPVHSPPPPAPVHSPPPPVPVHSPPPPVQSPPPPSPSLSPPPPVSSSPPPVYDFVLPPTIGFQYSSPPPPMFPGY